The Sabethes cyaneus chromosome 3, idSabCyanKW18_F2, whole genome shotgun sequence DNA window AGTATCATCGTCTCGAGCAGTGAAATTTCGATTAAATCCACCTGTAGCGCTTTCGTTCGCCGGACGATTTCCCGCAGTGATTCGTCGGCACACCTGCGAAAGGAAAGGTAAACACTTCGCTGCATTAGAAACCGGTGCAGCCCGAACTGCAGTGGCAGAGTGGCATGCAGCAAAAACCGGGCCGGATACCCACCTTTCCACGATGGAGGAAATATCGATGGACCAGTTGGCGACGCGTAGAATGAAGCACTCGAACCAGACGTGACGAAGGATTTGATTCTGCTGCTCGCGGCTAAAGCgagcgaagctttcgtttacCCGGGCCTGGCGGATGCAGGCCATCAGTACCTGAGCGAGGATTTGCGAAGGAAGGTTCGAATCTGCAGGGATTGAATGCGATGGGATGCAAAGCAAACAGAAAGTGAGTGGTTTGTTTTAGGACGCAACAGAGAAGTGTTAATGATTGCGTTTTGGGTGTTGACCCTGGGGCTTAAACCATTCGAAATGGGATTCTCTTGACAATTTTGTAATGCAGTACAGGTGTACCGGAAATTCATacaagaaatgaaaaaatgacaaaacgtTAGCACAAAAAATAGTGAgagaatattgaaaaataaaacgtgGATTCGATTCAGATGTGGTTTTACATTCAGATgtagttttaaattttattttactaaagtttttttatggttaataaattatttattagtaatattttttaatactttaaaaacgGTACTAATAGGATTTGATACAATTTAGCAATCTAGCAATATATAATTGTTTCTATTTTAAGGATAGCACAACACCGAATAAAATACCTGCAGTTCTGATTCCGGCAGTTAGATTTACTGTTGCAGATTTTCTGAAAAACATCCTTGGGTGTAATTTTCGGTTCTTCCGCGGTCCTCGCTCATCCTGCACTGCGGTAGCATTCATTCCGACTAGAAAACATTTTTGAAGCCTACAGAATGGACACCAGTTCCGGCGGGCCTTATCCACCGAGCATCCTCCTTGGCCAGCTGCCGCGGCAGTAGTACGGATGATTACTTCAATAGGTTTTCTTGAAATGTTACTAGGTAGTCCTTATACTCACAGATGCACGAATACAATGCTCTCTTTCGAATACTGCGCTTGAAAAAGCAAGAACACCCATCACAACAGACGGACCCGTAGTGTTTCCCGGAACTTCGATCACCGCACACCCGGCAGATCAACGGTGTTGCCATTTTAATAGCATTAATCTTTGGCTGGTCACGGTTCACTCAACACTGCCGGCGATTTGTGTTGATCAGACACCATTTATATAGATTTGTAGTTA harbors:
- the LOC128739645 gene encoding nuclear receptor subfamily 2 group F member 5 gives rise to the protein MATPLICRVCGDRSSGKHYGSVCCDGCSCFFKRSIRKRALYSCISGQGGCSVDKARRNWCPFCRLQKCFLVGMNATAVQDERGPRADSNLPSQILAQVLMACIRQARVNESFARFSREQQNQILRHVWFECFILRVANWSIDISSIVERCADESLREIVRRTKALQVDLIEISLLETMILCRKEFALGVKETQQLESTSETALLALGHYSMQQMNVAVPPVPPGLLFGFQTSLGPPAPSPSNNSSRSNSSSNNNNCKNNNTTNNNGSCDGDAVGAFVSSFLPFSCYRFGKLLLSLRGLSMHSYEASVRAMFREVAGDGLMENFVTKL